ctgagttgcttatcccCTTgccattgcagaggctggctttgaactcgcagtcatcctgtctcagcctccagagctgctggcatTATAGGTGTGCCCTACCTCGCCCAGCTGATTTTGAATTTAGTGCTTAATTTATGGTTGACCACTCATCTGTCTTGCctgaaataaaactaaacttCCAGGTATAACAAAATAATGACTAGTCTTCCCCCCCCcaggtattggagattgaacctgggaccttgcacatgctaggcaagagttctaccactgagctactctctttatttttttttaaattttattattttttaaagataatttttaatattttttaaggtggacacaatacctttattttatattattttattaatgtggtgctgaggatcgaacccagtgcctcatgcatgctaggcgacagctctacctctgagctacaaccccagccttactgtctttattttgaagaagtgacttgctaagttgcccaggctggactagATAGAACCTACCAgcttcccgagtagctgggattacaagtttgtACCACTGCACCCACATTTTTACTATGTCATCTAAAAGTACTTTATTTAGTATCACCCAAATAATCTGCATTAGAGCCTGGTAATGCCAACCCAGCCCATATCTCAAGTTCTAAGACACATCTGCCATGTTAGACCCTACcatagagaaaaaaaggaagagagcaaTGAGAGAGCTTAAGGCACTTACTGGCAAAAGACATGATGCCCCCGAAGCCCTCGGTGCTGTTGTTGGAGATGGTGGAGTTGGGGGAGCTTGCTCGGGAGTCTGACTCTGCTTCGGAGTCACTTGCCAGTTTCAAGCTGTTGGGCCGCAGCAGCTTTTGAGCCCTTGAATGCACAGCGGCACCTATGAGCCCCAGGCAGCGGTACCTAATCTTGGGAGTGTGGTCCTTACACTACACTGCAGTCACTGCTTCCTTCCCACAGCTAAGCCCCTAGATCAAAGAACCACCCTTTAGGGATGGCAGAACCATGAGAGCATTTAGACTCTCAGACTCTCTGATTAACCCTTGCCCAGGGTCCACTGGAGTGAGGTCCTTCAGTCACCCATCTAGAAGGAATCCCCAGGCTCTCACCGATTGCCATTGACATGTTGGCTGAATCGGGGAGTGTAACTTTCCCCCTGCTCATCATCATCTTCCTCAGGGGGAAAGCCATACTGGGGCTCGAAGTATGGATTGTCATAGGTTCGCCGGCGCACTGACCCCTCTCCAATCTCTGTCTGGCGTCTGTCCGTGTTCGATTTGCCAATGCTGGGAGGCACGGTAGGGAGGGGCTTGGAGACCCCTACTGCTGCCTTATCATCCATCTCTGTAGACTCAGCAGGTTCCTAAGGgccatattaaatttaaaaatatggtcaCATGGTGCCTAGTGATGCCTTCCCTTATTCTTAGTCTGGCAGGGCCAGGCCAGGTCTATCCCATTCCCAGCCTATAGAATGTGTGGGAAAAAATCTCTGTGGCACCCTGTTCTCTGTCCCCATAAACTGTACCACGGGCATCTTTGCTGCACCCTGAACAAAGCCCAGTGACTTCCCTCTGGGGTCAAAACTATATCTCAGAGGCTCTAAAGTCATAGGGCCTCTGAAGAGGAAGATGGGAAGAGTGTGAGAAAAGGCAAATTCACAGCTAAAGCATGACATTCCTAACAGAGACAAGACCCACACTCCCACCCACAGTTCTCATCCACCCACCCCTCCTCATGCTCACGTACAGAGCTGGCTCCATGGACCACAGTGCTAGGGCTGCTGCAGGCAGTGGTGCTGGAGCTGGAGCGTTCTGGGGGGTTTTCCTGAGAGTTCTCACTGTCTGGGCCAGGCTCCTCTGATTCCTTTTGGTTCTGCAGGTCATCAATCTCCACCTCACTGGCATCCCCAAGTGCTGCATGCGTCAGAGGGTCCACATCTGCCAGAACCCAAGGGAGACAGGTATAGTTCATCTCATCCCCAAGCCTAATCCCTGTTTAGAGCAGGCCAATCTCACCAAAGCACACTTACTGGGAGTATCACCATTGATGTCACATTTCATCATTTCACTGACAAAGTCACCCAGGGAGGAGTAAGAAGAGCTTGAGTCATCATAATCCATACTATCGCTGCCACTGCAGAGTgaaggacattaaaaaaaaaaaaaaaaaaaaaaaaaaaccagaaagggATAGGGGAAAAATATCTGCAATCagaatttggaaaaacaaaaatggagcACACTTTAACTCAAGTTCAGGAATAAGATAAAATAAGGAAGCCAAGAAAAACAATCaaccaaaataaaataccagGCTTCGAAGACTTGACTCTTAACTCCTAAGAGGTTTTGCCTCCCACTATGTGCTGTGGAGAAGGGCTAATAAGAGGGACTGCTCACCTGTCATCAGTGGGGTCAGAGTCAGAGTCACGCTCTGGTGGTACAGTCAGTGCCTCAGCCAGCTGGGAGTTGCTATCATAGACTCGATAGTGGATGGGCTGCAGCTGGTGGGCATACCACTTTGGCTTGTCACCAATCAGGGCTGGATCAAACATATCTacccaaggaagaaaaagaatagttGGGAGCAAGGGGTAAAAGGCaagtaaacacacaaaaaaggaaaaagtctaAAGCAAAACAAGAatggaaggctggggttgtggctcagaggtaaagcgctcgcttagcatgtatgaggccctgggttcgatccttagcaccacataaaaataaataaataaaataaaggtattgtgtccgactacaactaaaaaataaatatttaaaaaaaaaaaaaaaaaaaaaaaacaagaatggagccaagcatggtggcacatgcctgtaatcccagcagctcaggaggctaagacaggaggatcatgagttcaaagccagcctcaggaaaatcgaggtgctaagcaactcagtgagaccctgtctctaaataaaatacaaaatagggatggggatgtggctcagtggtccagtgcccctgagttcaatccctgggacctcccacctcaaaaaaaaaaaaaaaccaggaatgGAAGGGACAGGTAAAGATTAGTAAAGAACAAGCTAAAAGAAGGGCCATCAGGAGCTCAAAGATAGAAGGTGGAGCAGAACAGAGGGCAGGTGAACTCACTGTTGTGAATTCGCTGAAAGGCGTAATTGGTGGGGTTTAGGATCCATTCTCCAAAGTACTCCACAGCCTGAGTCCTGGCCAGTTTCTCAGCAAAGGGAGTCTGCCTGGGACGTGAGGCTAAAAAGGAACCAGCTTGGAAAGCTACCACAGGCCGAGGAAATAGTCTCAGGGTACGGGTGTGCATCTGAAAGCCCTGCAGCATGTTGGCAGAGTTGAAGAACCGTACCATGGCCACTCTGGGGAAGAAGATGACGCTGAGATAAGCTGAGAACCATACCCTGTAAAGTGAGGACTCCACAATCCATGGTGTTAACCACCTCCCAAAGCCATTCTTCAACAGATTTCCAACATCCAAGGTAGAGATatctttcatctattttgttttgttttgttttgttccactTTGCCTTACAGGGATTGAACAAGGGgcctaccattaagctacatccccagccctttttttctattttgagacagggtgttgttaaattgcccagcctggccttaaattcatgatcctctaacctcagcctcccaagccactggaattataggtgtacatCATCAAGCCTAGCTTGGAAGAGATTTAGAGAATCattggtctttttctttctctctctctctctctctttctctctctcttttttttttttttttggtaccagggatggaacccagggggtgcttaaccactgaggtatacccccagccctttatttatttgtctattttgagatagggtcttgctaagttgctgaagctggctctgaacttgcaatcatactgccttagcctccagagctactatattataggcatgtgccatcacgccCTGTGGTCTTTTTCTTTATGCTCAAAAAGGTGATAAACTATTCTCTTTGCTTTTGCTAAGGtggaaaatataacaaaatatcaaacaCATTTTATACATAAAGAAACTCTGGCTATGGGAAGTAGCTAGCCCCAAACCCAAGAGAGCAAAGAAACCAATTTAAGAACTCAGGATTTCTTTAGTTTGCTTGGTCTTACCTGGTTGCAACATCCACTGAATCCACATCATTGCCATAAATGAGCGGGTTGAATTCAGTGGAAGGTGTGGACTGCAGGTCATTAGAAGGCCTTCCCAAGAGAAGTGGGATCTCCTGGCCTTCATGAAATTTCTCCAGATTGAGGATGGGCTGGGTATTGAGACTCATGCTGGCTAGGGCCTGAGGAACAACAAAAAACTCCTCATATAAGGTATCTGGGCAGTTAGCCAATCTCAACTCTAGGAAAGAGCATTCTTAAAGTCTTCTACATCACACTTTCTGACCAAAAAGTTCTCAACAGAGAACTGTGCTCTGCAAATCACAGACAATTCATTTCAGAGCCTTCATCTTTGAAAAAAGATTCCAAATATTTTAGTCTTTAGAATACTGCCTGAATTATTAAGCCTGAATATTGCTCTCAATCAACCTAGCTCAAGACAACTTGATCAAATCTGAcaatagttttctatttttattttttaatgaacagtttttcaaattgaaatcTATATGGAAGcataactgaaatttaaaaatttaaaagtttctctgggctggggatgtggctcaagcagtagcgcgctcgcctggcatgcgtgcggcccgggttcgatcctcagcaccacataccaacaaaagatgttgtgtccgctgagaactaaaaaataaatactaaaaaaaaaattaaaagtttctctGAAGGAACCAGAGCTTCATGTATGCAGTGTACCCAGTTGAAATCAGCCCCTAGAAGGCTCCATGGGGCAATTTGAAAACCACTGGTCTAGAtcaataatgctttttaaaagttagtGAGCACAGGAATCACCTAGGatgttgttaaaatgcagattctaattttgtatgtttgggaTGGTTCtgaggtttggtttggtttttgttttgttttcagtactagggattgaacctaggtgtgctttatcactgagctacatcccagccctttttattttttgtttcgaaacaggattttgctaagttgcccaggctggcctccaattgtgattcttctgcttcagcttcccaagtaactGGGTTTACAGGCGATGCTAATGCTTCTGTCCATGGACCACACTTTTGAGAAGCAGTGGTCAGAATACAAAAATCCATGAGCTCAAGGATCTTAGTTCCTATAAACATTTAAAGTAATAAATTGACATAATTTCTTATATCAACTTCTCCATCTCATCAGTCATACTTAAGCAATTATCAATAATGAAAACACAGTAAATGAAGACAGCTAGAAGtttctgaacttgcaatcctaccagACTCTGCAGCAAGGTATCATATTACATCAGCAGTGATGAAGCAAGGGAGAGTGACAAGGATACAAAATGACCCATTTAAACTCAAACATATACCATCTAGAGAAACTACTGAGTACTTCAGACAACACAGGAAAAAAGATTTCTAAAGACCTTTCAAAAGAGAgtggaattaataaaaataaacacagtgcTAGCTACTGCTTGTCCTATATAACACATACAGCAGGGGAAGGGAATGTAGCCTTATTGTGTTTTACCTCCAGGTACTGTTTGGCAtgcagaaggaagagaagaaaatcaaccAATGAAAAACAGATGTAAGGGATTActcaaagaaagaatttttttggagggggaagaggtgctggagattgaatccagattGAGTgatttaccactcagctacatcccagaacattttttttattttttcctattttgagacaggaactcattaagttgctaagactggccttgacttatagtccttctgccttagcctcctgagttgctagaattacaggtatgcatcaccacactcccctccaaaaaagaaatttttgaggAAAGGATTCTATAAGGACTATAGGATCAATTCAAGAAGACAGTATAAAAGGAGCCCAACGGTCCAAGCCTGATGGTCCAAACTGCAAACTCCCATCTTAGAAAATTGAGAGAATGCTCCAAGGCCATAAAGAATGGCAGACATGACAAGAAATAGAacgtaaaaattattttatacagcATCATACAGTGACAAGGCATACAACAAATTAGAAGGAATCCTTTTGAGATTCACCCCTGCCATGCAAAATTGGATATACCTCTTCTTGAACCCAACAGAGGCAAAGAAAATCTACTTTGTAAAGTAGTGAAAATCTACTTTGTAAAGTCTAAAATGAAACAGGGTCTTAGAATAGCTGCCTTCCTACAACAACCCCAGGGCATCTATTACTCCCTTTCCTTTCATTCACTCTTTACCTACCtgctttaaatgttttttcaGCTCTAATGATTCTGGCTCTGGCAGGATGGGGAGCAATTCTGCATTGGTTGGGGTGATCACCTGtatcagagaaaagataaaaGCAAGACCTTAGAATAACTAATCAGAAGTTTCACTTCCATAAGGGTAAAGAAGATAATAGGAAGATTTTATGTGTATAATATTATCacatgttacacacacacacacatctgaaaaaaatatatacctaaaTGTTATTGGTGACTAGATAATAAGGTtacagttcttatttttttctcttcatgtatttttgttttccaatgaACACTTATAAagtttttctaaagttttaatGTACTCATGCtgcaaaatgtaaatataatgtttttttaagtCTGCCCTGAAAGGGCCATTTCTTACTGGAAATCATATCCCAGGAAAAGCATCAGGAGATCTACACCATATAATGATACTTGGGCCAGGGCtctatctcagtggcagagcacttgccaagcacgtgtgaggcactgggttcaatctccagcaccacataaagataaacaagtaaaataaaggcatgctgtccatctacaactacaaaaaaaaaaaaaaagctcttagaGAATGCTGGAAGAGCACTTAGTTCTGGCAAAACTAAATCCTTTAAATCTAACCATGGGCCTATCCTGACAATAAATAAAAGCAGCATGAGTAAAAGTTGTTTTAACGAGTATCACAACAGAAACACCTAGAAAAACGGGTATCACAGGATTGGGTCTAGAACCTAATCTTATTCTACAATGCCTCAGCCAGAACCTTACCCTATTGCTGTCCAGATCCACTAGCCATACGTCATCAGGCATTTTGAAGTCTAGTTTGTAGAGGAAGAAGCTGGCAGGGACCCCAATGATGTAGGGGGTTGGGGCCAACAGCAGCTGTAGAAAGGATAAGAAGATAAGAATCAAAGTTCAAACCTATTATGAGCACTTATCAAGTCAGGATTTTTCTAGATAAGGAAATATAGACTCAAAATCCTGTTTTCAAAACCCTTAAGctggtctggggttgtgactcaatggtagagcgcttgcctagcatgtgtgaggcactgggttcaattctcagcaccgcatataaataaatgaataaaataaaggttcaccaacatctaaaaaattaaaaataaaaaacccctTAAGctagttgtattttaaaattcagaacttttcagattttagaaaggCAAAACAAcgtattttctgtttattatgtTATACCTACAGCAGTGTAGCCGATAGTCTATAATCATTAACTGTGATtatggaattttttcttttttgcagtaatggggatcaaatacagggccttgtgcatgctaggcaagtgctctaccactgagctacatccccagcctttaactctgattttaaagagaagaaataaagaaattataaatagcaCAGGTTTTGTCACTAAGTCAGTTTAAATCCATCAGTCATAGACAAATAAATTATAAGAGATTGAGGACCAGTATTGACTGACAGCTTCTTTGGGCATTGATACAGGTTACAAAGCTAGAAGACACCTTGAGACTCACCTGCTCTGCCGATGCCATGCAGGTGGGAAGCAGTGGGATGACAGGAAACATGTACTCTAGGGGGTAGATCATTGCCACAAATGCCATCACAGACATAGAGAGAGCATTGTAGTCTCGGGACTGTAGCACCACCTGCAACAGCCACACCAGCAGAGTCATCAACAGCATAAAATCAGGTTGACAAGCTTTTGTAGCTTTCAATACTACAATTTAATTCTCTCACCACGTCTATAGCTGCAGCTTAGCTTCCACAATCATCTCTGTCCCATGTGCTACTGTGTCTGCCACCTCCCTAACTAAGCACTGAAGTAACCTTTACTAGAATCATTACCTTCCTAGTTCTTTTGCTCCCTCCCTATCCCAAAAGTGGAACAGGACTACTGATATTTCCTGAGAATTAAGTCAGTGTAATTAAGGATAATTCAACTGAGTGACAAGCCTCTGAAAACACCCTACATGATACCAGTACCTTAATTCAACCCATATCTAATGAATACCTGCCATACATCTGGCATTGTTATTCctagaaatgaaaagatgaaaatatcaGTCCCTGTCCTCAAAGAGCTCATTCTTTAGCCTCTGCCACAGTGTCAAGCTCTTTCCCTAGAAAGTCTGTGCAGCTGGCCCTCTCACCTTGTGCTCCAACAGGATGCAGGTTAGCACCTGAAGACAAGCATCTACACCCAGAAGTTCCAAGGGAAGGTGCAGAGGGAAATCCACTAGGGTGAATCGAGAAGGGTCTGGAAGAGCAAAGGTCAAAGCTGGCTGGAGCTCCTGGGGTAGGACTTCAATGTCTACTCGCTTCTGCCCAGAGACAGGTACTGGGGAGCGCAGCAATCGATAAATCCAGGCCTCGATCTCTCGAAGGTCATGCAGAAGGGCACTTGACTTCTCTTCCACTAGCAGTGATCCAGTAAAGATACGCCACATGGTGTCCCTAAGGAGCACACAGCAGCTGTCAGACATAAGCATTAAGAGCTGATACCTCATTGCAACCCAATATAACTATGGAGGGTATAATGACAACTGGAAAAGGACTATCATTAGGAAATCCCACTCTTTGAGCTCCATTGGGACCAGAAGCTATTTATATAAGGGCAAGAACAACTGTAAAATGCATAGGTAGTAGGACTTAATGACATGCCCACCATAAAACATCAAACTCCTCGGTATTATTCCAAGCCCAATTATGATAGGAGGTTCAGCTCGGCAGCTGTCTTCTGCTTAGTTAAGGGTAATGTGTTTAAATAGGTTTAAAGCGCCTGCATAGGAAATTTCCCACAGACCAATTATAACTAATCTCTAACCACTTCCCCCTCTTCTGAGCAAGAGCAGCAAACTGTACCTTTGTATACCTCGAGGGATGCCCAATTTCTTGCCCAGCAGCCGTTCACTACAGCAGTCCACCAGCCGTTTGAGGGTATACAGACACTCTCGGAAGGTGGAGAAGAAAGGGTAGTGGCTGAGCACACACAGGGATGTCAGAGTACTGTTGCGGGACCTGCTGCCTGCCTTGGCCCGGCGTTTGCCCCGAGGAGACAGGTTCACATCGGGGGTGGAGTCAGCACTAGGAGGCTGCAGGGATGAGCCACTCTCTGAGCTTTCTGTGCCAACCTCTTCTGAAGCACAGGTGGCACCAGTCCCTTCCTTCCCACGGGACCCTGCCCCGCCTTCCCCCTTTTCCTTAGGCATTCGCTTTTGGAAGGAGCGGTAGAAATTAACACAGATGCCATAACGTGTGACACCAGTGTCCTTGTCAGTGAGGGTGAAGACAAAGGAGGTATCATCCCGAAGGCTCATGCGCCGCTGCCGCACACTCAGACAGCCCTCTGGCTGGCAGAAGAACACTACATCTGGAGGCAGGGGAAACTCAGGGTGGTCCTCTAGCGGGTATCGCCGTAGCAATTCAGGAGTCTGGGCCACACTGTCACTGCTCGGGTGCCTGAAGAATATAAAGACAAACTCAGCAGCCTGAAGAGATAGAACATGCTATCAAATTTTAACCACAGTCAACAAATAAAGCTCAGAATGTCCTTGTGGATAAAGTAACCCAACTGTAGGACCTTGGAAAACATTTAGTGGGCAGGCTGAATGCAGTCTGCACTGTCATGAAGACACACAcctatcctgaaaaaaaaagtttcaacaaTAAAATGATCACTAACACCTTATGACAACACCTTTCAAAGAGTATTAGCTAATGAATTACCAAAAGAGTATATGTAGGTAGATTAGGA
This portion of the Ictidomys tridecemlineatus isolate mIctTri1 chromosome 4, mIctTri1.hap1, whole genome shotgun sequence genome encodes:
- the Madd gene encoding MAP kinase-activating death domain protein isoform X27; translation: MVQKKKFCPRLLDYLVIVGARHPSSDSVAQTPELLRRYPLEDHPEFPLPPDVVFFCQPEGCLSVRQRRMSLRDDTSFVFTLTDKDTGVTRYGICVNFYRSFQKRMPKEKGEGGAGSRGKEGTGATCASEEVGTESSESGSSLQPPSADSTPDVNLSPRGKRRAKAGSRSRNSTLTSLCVLSHYPFFSTFRECLYTLKRLVDCCSERLLGKKLGIPRGIQRDTMWRIFTGSLLVEEKSSALLHDLREIEAWIYRLLRSPVPVSGQKRVDIEVLPQELQPALTFALPDPSRFTLVDFPLHLPLELLGVDACLQVLTCILLEHKVVLQSRDYNALSMSVMAFVAMIYPLEYMFPVIPLLPTCMASAEQLLLAPTPYIIGVPASFFLYKLDFKMPDDVWLVDLDSNRVITPTNAELLPILPEPESLELKKHLKQALASMSLNTQPILNLEKFHEGQEIPLLLGRPSNDLQSTPSTEFNPLIYGNDVDSVDVATRVAMVRFFNSANMLQGFQMHTRTLRLFPRPVVAFQAGSFLASRPRQTPFAEKLARTQAVEYFGEWILNPTNYAFQRIHNNMFDPALIGDKPKWYAHQLQPIHYRVYDSNSQLAEALTVPPERDSDSDPTDDSGSDSMDYDDSSSSYSSLGDFVSEMMKCDINGDTPNVDPLTHAALGDASEVEIDDLQNQKESEEPGPDSENSQENPPERSSSSTTACSSPSTVVHGASSEPAESTEMDDKAAVGVSKPLPTVPPSIGKSNTDRRQTEIGEGAQKLLRPNSLKLASDSEAESDSRASSPNSTISNNSTEGFGGIMSFASSLYRNHSTSFSLSNLTLPTKGAREKTTPFPSLKGNRRALVDQKSSVIKHSPTVKREPPSPQGRSSNSSENQQFLKEVVHSVLDGQGVGWLNMKKVRRLLESEQLRVFVLSKLNRTVQSEDDARQDIIPDVEISRKVYKGMLDLLKCTVLSLEQSYAHAGLGGMASIFGLLEIAQTHYYSKEPDKRKRSPTESVNTPVGKDPGLAGRGDPKAMAQLRVPQLGPRVPSATGKGPKEVDTRSLKEENFVASIGPDVIKPTFDLGETEEKKSQISADSGVSLTSASQRTDQDSVIGVSPPVMIRSSSQDSEVSTVSNSSGETLGADSDLSSNAGDGPGGEGSAHLASSRGTLSDSEIETNSATSAIFGKAHSLKPKEKLAGSPVRSSEDVSQRVYLYEGLLGKERSTLWDQMQFWEDAFLDAVMLEREGMGMDQGPQEMIDRYLSLGEHDRKRLEDDEDRLLATLLHNLISYMLLMKVNKNDIRKKVRRLMGKSHIGLVYSQQINEVLDQLANLNGRDLSIRSSGSRHMKKQTFVVHAGTDTNGDIFFMEVCDDCVVLRSNIGTVYERWWYEKLINMTYCPKTKVLCLWRRNGSETQLNKFYTKKCRELYYCVKDSMERAAARQQSIKPGPELGGEFPVQDMKTGEGGLLQVTLEGINLKFMHNQVFIELNHIKKCNTVRGVFVLEEFVPEIKEVVSHKYKTPMAHEICYSVLCLFSYVAAVRSSEEDLRTPPRPVSS
- the Madd gene encoding MAP kinase-activating death domain protein isoform X46, whose protein sequence is MVQKKKFCPRLLDYLVIVGARHPSSDSVAQTPELLRRYPLEDHPEFPLPPDVVFFCQPEGCLSVRQRRMSLRDDTSFVFTLTDKDTGVTRYGICVNFYRSFQKRMPKEKGEGGAGSRGKEGTGATCASEEVGTESSESGSSLQPPSADSTPDVNLSPRGKRRAKAGSRSRNSTLTSLCVLSHYPFFSTFRECLYTLKRLVDCCSERLLGKKLGIPRGIQRDTMWRIFTGSLLVEEKSSALLHDLREIEAWIYRLLRSPVPVSGQKRVDIEVLPQELQPALTFALPDPSRFTLVDFPLHLPLELLGVDACLQVLTCILLEHKVVLQSRDYNALSMSVMAFVAMIYPLEYMFPVIPLLPTCMASAEQLLLAPTPYIIGVPASFFLYKLDFKMPDDVWLVDLDSNRVITPTNAELLPILPEPESLELKKHLKQALASMSLNTQPILNLEKFHEGQEIPLLLGRPSNDLQSTPSTEFNPLIYGNDVDSVDVATRVAMVRFFNSANMLQGFQMHTRTLRLFPRPVVAFQAGSFLASRPRQTPFAEKLARTQAVEYFGEWILNPTNYAFQRIHNNMFDPALIGDKPKWYAHQLQPIHYRVYDSNSQLAEALTVPPERDSDSDPTDDSGSDSMDYDDSSSSYSSLGDFVSEMMKCDINGDTPNVDPLTHAALGDASEVEIDDLQNQKESEEPGPDSENSQENPPERSSSSTTACSSPSTVVHGASSEPAESTEMDDKAAVGVSKPLPTVPPSIGKSNTDRRQTEIGEGAQKLLRPNSLKLASDSEAESDSRASSPNSTISNNSTEGFGGIMSFASSLYRNHSTSFSLSNLTLPTKGAREKTTPFPSLKGNRRALVDQKSSVIKHSPTVKREPPSPQGRSSNSSENQQFLKEVVHSVLDGQGVGWLNMKKVRRLLESEQLRVFVLSKLNRTVQSEDDARQDIIPDVEISRKVYKGMLDLLKCTVLSLEQSYAHAGLGGMASIFGLLEIAQTHYYSKEPDKRKRSPTESVNTPVGKDPGLAGRGDPKAMAQLRVPQLGPRVPSATGKGPKEVDTRSLKEENFVASIGPDVIKPTFDLGETEEKKSQISADSGVSLTSASQRTDQDSVIGVSPPVMIRSSSQDSEVSTVVSNSSGETLGADSDLSSNAGDGPGGEGSAHLASSRGTLSDSEIETNSATSAIFGKAHSLKPKEKLAGSPVRSSEDVSQRVYLYEGLLGKERSTLWDQMQFWEDAFLDAVMLEREGMGMDQGPQEMIDRYLSLGEHDRKRLEDDEDRLLATLLHNLISYMLLMKVNKNDIRKKVRRLMGKSHIGLVYSQQINEVLDQLANLNGRDLSIRSSGSRHMKKQTFVVHAGTDTNGDIFFMEVCDDCVVLRSNIGTVYERWWYEKLINMTYCPKTKVLCLWRRNGSETQLNKFYTKKCRELYYCVKDSMERAAARQQSIKPGPELGGEFPVQDMKTGEGGLLQVTLEGINLKFMHNQFLKLKKW
- the Madd gene encoding MAP kinase-activating death domain protein isoform X23; the protein is MVQKKKFCPRLLDYLVIVGARHPSSDSVAQTPELLRRYPLEDHPEFPLPPDVVFFCQPEGCLSVRQRRMSLRDDTSFVFTLTDKDTGVTRYGICVNFYRSFQKRMPKEKGEGGAGSRGKEGTGATCASEEVGTESSESGSSLQPPSADSTPDVNLSPRGKRRAKAGSRSRNSTLTSLCVLSHYPFFSTFRECLYTLKRLVDCCSERLLGKKLGIPRGIQRDTMWRIFTGSLLVEEKSSALLHDLREIEAWIYRLLRSPVPVSGQKRVDIEVLPQELQPALTFALPDPSRFTLVDFPLHLPLELLGVDACLQVLTCILLEHKVVLQSRDYNALSMSVMAFVAMIYPLEYMFPVIPLLPTCMASAEQLLLAPTPYIIGVPASFFLYKLDFKMPDDVWLVDLDSNRVITPTNAELLPILPEPESLELKKHLKQALASMSLNTQPILNLEKFHEGQEIPLLLGRPSNDLQSTPSTEFNPLIYGNDVDSVDVATRVAMVRFFNSANMLQGFQMHTRTLRLFPRPVVAFQAGSFLASRPRQTPFAEKLARTQAVEYFGEWILNPTNYAFQRIHNNMFDPALIGDKPKWYAHQLQPIHYRVYDSNSQLAEALTVPPERDSDSDPTDDSGSDSMDYDDSSSSYSSLGDFVSEMMKCDINGDTPNVDPLTHAALGDASEVEIDDLQNQKESEEPGPDSENSQENPPERSSSSTTACSSPSTVVHGASSEPAESTEMDDKAAVGVSKPLPTVPPSIGKSNTDRRQTEIGEGSVRRRTYDNPYFEPQYGFPPEEDDDEQGESYTPRFSQHVNGNRAQKLLRPNSLKLASDSEAESDSRASSPNSTISNNSTEGFGGIMSFASSLYRNHSTSFSLSNLTLPTKGAREKTTPFPSLKGNRRALVDQKSSVIKHSPTVKREPPSPQGRSSNSSENQQFLKEVVHSVLDGQGVGWLNMKKVRRLLESEQLRVFVLSKLNRTVQSEDDARQDIIPDVEISRKVYKGMLDLLKCTVLSLEQSYAHAGLGGMASIFGLLEIAQTHYYSKEPDKRKRSPTESVNTPVGKDPGLAGRGDPKAMAQLRVPQLGPRVPSATGKGPKEVDTRSLKEENFVASIELWNKHQEVKKQKALEKQRPDVIKPTFDLGETEEKKSQISADSGVSLTSASQRTDQDSVIGVSPPVMIRSSSQDSEVSTVSNSSGETLGADSDLSSNAGDGPGGEGSAHLASSRGTLSDSEIETNSATSAIFGKAHSLKPKEKLAGSPVRSSEDVSQRVYLYEGLLGRDKGSMWDQLEDAAMETFSMSKERSTLWDQMQFWEDAFLDAVMLEREGMGMDQGPQEMIDRYLSLGEHDRKRLEDDEDRLLATLLHNLISYMLLMKVNKNDIRKKVRRLMGKSHIGLVYSQQINEVLDQLANLNGRDLSIRSSGSRHMKKQTFVVHAGTDTNGDIFFMEVCDDCVVLRSNIGTVYERWWYEKLINMTYCPKTKVLCLWRRNGSETQLNKFYTKKCRELYYCVKDSMERAAARQQSIKPGPELGGEFPVQDMKTGEGGLLQVTLEGINLKFMHNQFLKLKKW